TGAGTACTCATTCCTATTGGTTTTTGATTCTTTTCTAGGCTTAAATCCCTTGCAAATTTTAGTGGTTGTAAAACTTTCTCTTTTGTTTTATTTGGAGCTAAAAGTTTTAGGGATTTATCACTTGGAAGTTCGATATTTGAACTTACTCTATTTGCTAGTTTTACGATTTCTTCAACTAATTCCATACTACTTCCAGGGATTAATTTTACATGAATATATCCATTAAATCTATACTCATATCGTAAAATCTTCAAAGCTTTTAAAATCAAAGTCATAGTATGGTCTTCATTTTTTACAATTCCAGAACTTAAAAAAAGACCTTCAATATAGTTTCTTTTATAAAAATTTATTGTGATGTCTGCAAGTTCTCTTGGAGAAAAAACAGCTCTTGGAATATCATTTGAAATACGATTTATACAATAAGCACAATCATAAATACAAATATTTGTAAGTAGAACTTTTAGAAGTGAAACACATCTTCCATCAGGCGTGAAAGTGTGGCAAATTCCACTTGTGTGTGTTGCTCCTAGTTCTCCTTTTTTGAAGCTTGTGTCAACTCCACTAGAAGAACAAGAAACATCATATTTTGCACTATTTGCTAAGATTTCCATTTTTTCATAAATATCTGTTTTCATTTTTGTATTTTAGTAAAACTAAAAAAATTCCTTTAAAAATATTTCAATCTGTAATAAAAAGTTTTTCTAAAAATTCATTTGCAATTTTTAGATGAGTTTCTAGTTTCTTTTTTGGTATTTTGTTTAAAAGTGCTATTTGCATTTTCATTCTTGGATTTTTGTCAAACTTGAAAGAATATTTATATAAAAATCTCCAATAAAGTGCATCTATAATCTTGCACCACTCTTCTTTTTTATCATAATCACTCATCTTTAAAAGATAGTTTGAACTAGCTATATAAGGTTTTGTAGTGATACTTCCACCATCACTAAAACCACTCATTCCATAAACATTTCCAACCATCACCCAATCGTAAGCATCAATATAGTTTTTCATAAAAAACTCATAAACATCATTTGGTTTTATTTCAAGTAATAAAAAGATATTTCCTAAAATCATAAGCCTTTCTATATGGTGATTATAAGCTGTAAATTCTAGTTTTTTTATGACATCATCTAGGATTTTTATGCCAGTTTGAGCTTCTAAAATTTTATTTGGAATAGAGTTTTTAAACTCAAAAAAATTTGAGTTTCGCAAGAGTATTCCATCATCTTCATAAACTCGAAGCATAAATTCCCTCCAACCTATGATTTGCCGTATGAAACCTTCTTTTGCATTGTATGGAGCATCAAAATTTACTATTTTTTCTATTAATTCATTTAAGTCAATCAAACCAATATTTAAACTACTTGAAATATTTGAGTGAAATAAAAAGTTTTGTTTTAAATCTTTTGTAATTGCATCTTGAAAAGAGCCAAAATTCTCAAATTTCTCTTTTAGAAAATAATCCAGTTGTAAAGAAGCTTCATCAAAAGTTGTAGGATAATAAAAATTTTCACAACTACCTACACTTTTAAACTTTTTGCAGTAAATCAAAGCTTCTTTTACAAACTCATTTTCAAAAGCTAAAGTAGGGGGAATTTTTATCTCTTTTGGAAGTTTTTTTCTGTTATCTTCATCAAAGCTGTATTTATCAAAAAGAGGTTTTCCATTTTGCATAAAAATATCTAACTCTTTTCTTCTATTTATATAAAACTTATGCAAAAACTTATTTTTATCTTTTGGGTTTATGAAGTTTGGATTTTTGATTGTTGTGATGTTTGAAAAGTTTTTATAAACTTTTTTTTCTAAATAATTATCAAAAAGTTCATACACAAAAACTTCTTCATTTTTATAAATCTCAAGATAACTTTCATCTTCAAAATACTCAACTAAAATACTGTTTTGTTTCAAATAACTCTCATAAAACTTCATACTAGCTCTATGAAGAATAAGCTTTTGAATATGAAAATCATATTGAGTAAAAAATAGTGGTTCTTCTATTAAAAGCACTTTTTTATTTACAAAGTTTGATAGGTTTTTAAATAATTGATTTGGATAAAGGATAAATGTTTTCATAAGGTTAGTTTATTGGATTTTAGTTGTACTTTGTAGAGATTTTTTGTAAATTAAAGCAAGTTAAAACTTGCTTTTAAATAACCCTAATAATCTCAGCACTAGGTTTCGCAAAATAATAACCTTGCGCATAATCTACACCTATCTCTTTTACTTTTTCTAGTTCATAAGGAGTTTCAACACCTTCAGCTAAGATTTTGATATTATTATCAACACAGATTGTTCTTAAAGCCTTATAAATAGATTGTTTCATCGTATCTGTGTCGATATTTTCTATTATATTTCTATCAACTTTTATGATGTCTGGTTTTATATCAATAATCATATTAAGTGAAGAGTATCCCTCGCCTACATCATCAAGTGCAATTAAAAAACCTTTATCTCTATAAAAATTTAAAATAGTTTTTAAGTGTTCTTTATCTTTTACATTTTGTGTTTCAACGACTTCAAAAACTATATTTTTTGGGTCAAAGTCCAGCTGTTTTGCCCATTTTACAGTGGAAGCCAGACAAAATTCTGGGTCATAAATAGAAGTTGGAATAAAGTTTATAAAAACTTTTGCATCTATTTTTTTAACGGCGGTTGTTTTTAAAGCTGTTTCCCTACACATTCTATCAAGGGTAAAGTTCATATCATTTCGTGTTGATTTTGAAAATAAAACATCAGGATACATAAGTTCACCATTTGGCAAAACTCCCCTTGTCAAAGCTTCATAGGCAAAAATTTCATTTGTTTGCATATTTATTATTGGTTGAAAGTGAGCAGTTAAACTGCTATTTTCGATAATATCAAAGAAGTTTTTATCCTCTATAAAATGTAAATATCTATTTAATGGTTTTGCAAAAAATATAGTTCCAAGTGAGAGTTGATTATCTTCATTTTCTATAAAAATTTTGATTTCATCTTTTTCCAAATCATTAAAATTTATATTAAAAAAGTCAAAATTCTCTTCAAAAAAAAGTTTTGGATTCTCTTCTTCAATAGTTATTATTCCATCTATTTTTGAGCTTTCAAAACCTAAAGTTTTTAAAAGATTTGAAGATTTTATCACTAACTCTGTTATTTGAGTTATGAAGTGAATTTTGCTTTTTTTCTCACTTATAGAAAATATATCTTTGCATTTACAAGCCATTTTTTAATCCTTGATTATCGTAATTACAATTTCGCCCACAATAAAACCAAATTTTTTTAGTTTAGAGTGATTTATAATAACACCATCATCTTGTAAATGTAACCAATCTTGAACACTCAAATCAATAGTAGAATCTTTATAAGGAGTTCTCATAACATAATCAAGCATAACAGTATTTCCATTTGCAATCATTGGACTTTCACCAATAATATCATTTGCAGTTGCTATAAACTTTTTATCTCCTGTTGGTTTTAGAGTCCAAACTCTTTTCATCTCTTCACCATCGTTATAAACAAAATACTCATCAAGTGTTCCAATACCGTTTTTATCCCAAGAACCTATCATTGTTCCTTTGAATGTTCTTGTTATTTTTCCACTTCTATCTTTTACGATACCATAGGCTCTTAGTTTTCCATTAAAATAATCTTGTGGAATAAACTCTGGTTTTGTGTTGTTAAAATCTTCTATTTTCATACCCGTACATCCTGTAAATAAAATTGTTGTTAAAAAAATAAATATTAAATTTTTCATGCGATTAATCCTTTGTTTAAATCTATATTTTGATCTCTTGTAAAAACCAATTGATGAAGATTTATATTTCTTGTTAAAAATGCAGCTTCACAATAGTTTAGATACATTTTCCACATTCGTATAAAATATTCATCAAAACCTAACTTTTTAACTTCTTCTAATTTTTTTTCAAAATTTTCATGCCAAATATTCAAAGTCTTTGCATAATCTTCTGTAAACTCTTCAAGATGATTTAGATTTAGTCGTGTGTGTTTTGATGTCACTTCAAGTATTTTAGAGATACTTGGAAGATGACCTCCTGGGAAAATATATTTTTGTATAAAATCAGTCCCTTTTGAGTAAGCTTTATATCTTTGGTCTGGCATTGTGATTACTTGTAGAACTAAAACTCCATTTGGTTTTAGTAACTCTTGGCACTTTTTAAAGAAGATATGAAAATACTCTTTTCCAACAGCTTCAAACATCTCAACAGCAATTATTGCATCAAATTTTCCGTTTAAATCTCTATAATCTTTTAATAAAATATCGATTTTATCTTCTACATTATGCTCTTTAAATCTATTCTCGCAAAGCTTTTTTTGCTCAACACTTAAAGTTACAGTTGTAACCTCACAACCTTTATCATTTGCCAAATGAAGTGCCATAGCTCCCCAACCTGAACCAATTTCTAAAACTTTTGAACCCTCTTTTAGGTTTAGTTTTGATGAGAGTTTTTCTAACTTGTTTTTTTGTGCATCATATAAATTTTGGTTTTTGTGTGAAAATACAGCACTTGAATACATCATCGTTTCATCAAGCATTAGTTTATAAAAATCATTTGATAAATCGTAATGTGCTGAGATATTTTTTCTTGCATTTGTTTTTGAGTTTTTTCGTAAACTATGTTTTATTTTATTAAAAATTGGCATTAGATTTATTAGTTTATTTTTTTCATTTTCACTTGTAGTTCCAAGATATTGTGCATTTAAAAGTGCTAATTCTAATAGTTTTGTAAGATTTGAAGTTTCAAAATCTTTATCTATAAAACTTTCACAAAAACCAATATCACCATAAAGTAGGGTTCTACTAAAAAATCTATTATTATATATTTCTAAAGTGATTTTTTCTGCAACATTTTTTTCTCCATAAAGTTTGATAGTTCCATCTTTATAAACTACTTCAAGTGTTCCTTTTTTTATTTTTGAAAAGAAGTTATCTCCAAATTTATTCCATAATTTTTGCATTTTTAATACCTCCTTATTTTGTCACTTTCTCTTGGAAAATAGATTTTTAACCCTTTTAAATAAAGCCTAAGAGCGTGATAATATGTTCGAGAAACCACTAAAAAAGTGCTGAACATATATCTAAAAAATATTTTTAGTATATTTTTAAAAGTGTAGGGCTTTGCTTTTGAGTTAAAAATCGCTGTTAATTTATGTTGTTTATCTTCGTATAAATCTATTTTTATAAATAATTTGTTTTCATCATACTTTAGCTCAAATTCATAAACTCCCTCACATTGAAAAAAAGGCGAAACATACATATCTTTTTTTACAACTCCAAAATATGAATTGTCTCTTTTTTCAAGTTTTACAGGATAAACAACACGACCATTGTTGTAGTTATGAACTTCAGCTAAAATATGAGTTGGAAGGTTTTCTTCATCAAATAAAACCAAAACACTAATAGGATTAAAAACAAAGTTTAAAACTCTTGGAAGTGTTAAAAATCTCATTTTTGTAGTAGTTTTTAAATCAAATTTTTTTAAAAGCTCCTCTATATTTTTCATAAAATCAGTAGTTTTTCCAAAGTGGTCAAAACTTTGTAGACTCATAAAATTTAATTTATTTATAGAAAAAATTCTGTTTTCTAAACTTTTTAAATCAAATACATCAATATCAAGCAGATAAAAGTTATATTTAAAATCATGCTTTTTAGGAAGAAATCTTTTATGATAAATAGTTCCTTCAAAAATATTGTGATTTGATAAACTTTGCATTTTAGAACTCGCATCCAAGTTTTGAAGCCACTTTTGTAGCACTTAAAAGTCCATCTTCATGGAAACCATATCTCCAATAAGCTCCTGCAAAATAAGTGTTATTATGTCCACAAATTTCATCTTTTCTACTTTGCATTTTTATTGCTGTTGAGTCAAATTGAGGGTGTTCATAAGAGATTTTTTCAATCACATTATTTATATTTTGTGTTTCATTTAATGATACAAAATAATCTTTTTTTGTTTTTAGATTTTGTAGAGTATTTATCCAATAACTAAGTGTTACAAGCTTATTTTGTTTGTTTGAACTTGTATAGTTCCAAGCTGCATACATTTTTCTATTTGGATATAAAATATTATTGTCATTATGTAAAACAGCGCTATTTTCTTTGTATTTAAACGCACTTAAAATCTCAATTTCTTTTGGTGTTGGATTTTCTAAAATCTCTAAAGCTTGTGGTGCGTGCATAGCTAATATAACTTTGTCATAAAATGATTTAGTTCCATTTCTATGGATTAGAAAAATGCCATTTTCTTCCCTTTGAACTTTTATCACATCAGAGTTTACAAATATTTTTCCAGAGATTTCATTTTTTATTTTATTTACATAATTTATGCTTCCATTACTAACAGTTAGCCATTGATGATGAGTTGAAACTCCTAAAAGTCCATGGTTTTTAAAAAATGTCAAAAATGTTCTTGCTGGAAAATTATTCATCTCATCACTTGGAGTTGACCAAATAGCAGCACCCATTGGAAGTAAATATCTTTGTTTGAAAGCATTTGAATAATCTTTTATGTATTCGCCCAAAGTTTTGTCTAAATTTGAATTACACTCTTTTAAATCTTGATTTGCTTTTTTATTAAAATCTAAAATATCTTTTATCATTTTATAGTGAGTAAGTGAAAAAAGATTTCTTTTTTGAGCAAACATTCCTTTTAGTGATGAGCCATTGTAAGCTCTGTTTATATCTTTGTCCCAAAAAGCAAAACTCATATCTGAGTTTTCTATTTTTACATCTAACTCTTTAAATAGTTTTGTTAAAAGTGGATAAGTAGGATGATTAAAAACTAAAAAACCAGTATCAACGCCAAAGACTTTATCCTCATCTTGAACCATTGAAGTTCTAGCATGACCTCCTAATCTATCCTCTTTTTCGTATAAATCAACTTCATGTTTTTTGCTTAAAATATAGGCACTTCCAAGTCCACTAATTCCAGCTCCTAAAACTGCTATTTTCATTTGTATCTTCCTTTTGGGTCAAGTTTTGTAAAAACTAATTTTGAAATATCCATTTTGTTTTTTAAATCATTTAGAATTTTTTCTAACTCATTTTTATCTATGTTGGGTGTTCTACTCATAATCCAAAGATTTGAATAATCATCATTTGAAACAACTGCAGTTTTATAATCATTTAGATATTCGATTTTATATGAAGTTCTAAAAACGAAAAAATATCTCATAAAAAGTTGGTTATTTTCTAGTTTTGCAAAACCATTGTATTCTATTAGTTTTCCATCTAATTCATTTTCAAAACATCTGTTATAAACATCATAAGTATTATCACTTTGAAGTTTGTATTCTACACTTGAAGCCACACAAGAGGTTTGAAAACTATTTTCAATTCTTGCAATTTCATACCAAAGTCCAGAAAATTTTTTAATATCAACAAGAGTATTTGCAAAGATTGATGAAGAAAAAAATATTGTTAAGAATAAAAATTTCACAAATACCCCTTTTACTTAAACAATGTAATTTATTATAAAAAAAGAGAGTTTTGTATACTTATTTTGTCACTTTATATTTTAGTAATAAAATAATAGAAAATATTTTGAAGATTATGGGCATTATTGAATATAAAAAAATGATTGCATAAATTGAAGTTTGATTTATATTTGAAGTTTCAAAATTTGTAAATTCTAAACTTATAAAAGAAATTGCAACTGCCAAAGATAAAGAGAGTTTTGTAATCATTGCCCAAAAACCAAATAAAACTCCTGTTAAATCTTGATTTTGTTTTTTTGTTTCTTGAGTTACATCAGTTTGAATAGAAGAGGGTAATGCCATATCAGCTCCCAAACACATTCCAGTTATAACACAAATAATAACAAAATAGAAAAAATCACCTTCACTTAAAAAAGGCACAAAACTAAAAGCACTAATTGCAATAATTATTGACAAAATCCAAGTAGATTTTTTTGAGATTTTAGTTGAGAGTTTTATCCAAATAGGAAAAGTAATAATTGCACTTAAAAAATAGATTATTAAAAAAAGTCCAGTTTTTTCTTCTAAAACTAACACATATTTTACAAAAAACAGAAATAGAGTTGCAGGAAGTGCATTTGCTAGATTGTTTAATAAAAAAGCAAAAAATAGTTTTTTGTGATGTGGGAAATTTATAAAAAATGTTTTTAAGGATTTGAAGAAGTTTTCATTTCTTAAAAGCTCCTCTTTTTTTTCCAAGTGTTTTAGTTTTGTAAAAAATAGAAGTAAAAAAATAGGAAAAATAATCAAAATTGTATAAAGTAAAAGTTCTAAACTCTTTTTTGAATCATTTGAAACTAAAAAAATATAAGGAATTAATAAAGAGATTAGAACTCCAACTATTATAAAAATCTCCCTTGAAAAAGCAAGTTTTGTATTCTCTTGTTCATTATTACTTAAAATTGAGTTTAAACTAAGATAAGGAATTAAAACAAAACTATAAGAGATATATGTAAGAATAGAAAATAAAAATAACCAAAGAGAACTGTAAAAAATAGGTTTTATTAAAAAAAATAGTCCAAAAACTAAAAAGATAGAAGAGATGAAAATAATATTAAATTTTTTGCTATAAATATCACAAAATCTCCCAATAAACGGGTCAACAATCATATCAAGTAATCTTGCAACTAATAAAATAGCTCCAACAATTCCAACACCTAAACCAATATTTTCAACATAAAAAGTTGGTAAATAAATATATAAAGGAAAACCCAAAAAAGCAATAGGAATTCCCAATATTCCATATAAAAGAATTTCTTTGCTTTTTAGGTTATTATTATTCATAAAATCAAATCTATATATTTCACAAGAATTTTAGTTTTAATCATTTTAAAAATCTTTTTGTTATTGAAAAACTCCAACTATATGGTAAAAAGCTAAGCAATTTTAAAAAACTTGAGAGTAAAAAAGGAAACGATATCTCAAATCTATAAGGCTTGTTTAATCCTTCAAATATCTTTTTAGCTGCATAATCAACTTGCATTAATTGTGGCATTTCAAAATCATTTTTAGCTGTTAGTCTTGTTTTTACAAAACCATGATTTATAATCTGCACATAAATATTTTTTCTTTGTAACTCTGGCTGTAAAGATTGGGCAAGATTAACTAATGCAGCTTTTGAAGCACTATAAGCTCCACCATAAGGTAACCCAAAACAACTTGCTAAACTTGCATTTAGAACAATTGTTGATTTGTTATTTTGTTTTTCCAAATAAGAAATAAGTGGTTTTAAAACTCTTAAAACACCTAAATAATTAATGTCAATCATGGATTCAAAGTTTGAAATATTCCATTGCTCGTAAGTCATTGATTCATAGACTCCTGCATTGTAAAAACAGATATCTAAACCATTAAAAATATTAAATACTCTATCCACACTTTTGATAACATTTTCGTTATCTAAAACATCAATATTTAAAAGTTGTAGATTATCCATGTACGTTGATTTTAGATTTAATAACTCATTTGAATTTTCTATATTTCTTGAACTTGCAATTACTAAATAATTATTTTGTAACCACAATTTTACTAACTCTAAACCAATTCCGCTACTAGCGCCAATAATCCAAACTCTTTTTTCCATGATAAACAACCTTTGTTTATTTAAGCTAGCAAATACTAACTTAAAATGATTATATGAGAAATAAAGTATTTTTTGTATGTTTTATTTGTAGATTGATAAAAGAAAAACCATGAAGCAAAAGAGCTAATACCTAATAAAAAGGTATAGCTGCTCCACTTGCTCCCATGATTTCTCTTGCATCTTCACTCATCATTGAGGGATCCCAAACAGGGTTAAATACTAAATTTACTCTTACTTCATCAATCTCATCAACTGCAAGTGTCACATATTTTACTTGTTCAAGTAAAGAATCTGCAACAGGACAAGCTGGGCTTGTTAATGTCATATCAATTTCACAATATAAATAGTTCTCTTTTTCTTCAAATTTTATTTCATATATTAATCCAAGATTATAAATGTCTGCTGGAATTTCAGGGTCATAAACTTTTTTTAAATTTTCTATTACTTTTTCTTTTATTTTTTCTAAATCAAATATTTTACTCATTTTTTAATCCTTTATGCGTTTTGGGCATACTCTTTTATTTTTTTCATCATTCCAATAACTCCACTTTGTCTATTTGGAGTTATCACTTCACTTAGTTTTAATTCATGAACAATATCCATATCAATATCTTTTAATTCTTGTATAGTTGAGCCAGAAAAAATTTTTAATATCATATAAACTAAACCTTTTACAATTATGGCGTCACTTGTTCCTCTAAAATAGATTTTTCCATCTTTTATCTCATGTGTTAACCAAACTTGAGAAGTACAACCATGGACTA
The genomic region above belongs to Arcobacter ellisii and contains:
- a CDS encoding putative DNA modification/repair radical SAM protein; protein product: MKTDIYEKMEILANSAKYDVSCSSSGVDTSFKKGELGATHTSGICHTFTPDGRCVSLLKVLLTNICIYDCAYCINRISNDIPRAVFSPRELADITINFYKRNYIEGLFLSSGIVKNEDHTMTLILKALKILRYEYRFNGYIHVKLIPGSSMELVEEIVKLANRVSSNIELPSDKSLKLLAPNKTKEKVLQPLKFARDLSLEKNQKPIGMSTQLIVGATPESDRDILKLSSALYDKALLKRVYYSAYIPVNNDKNLPSIITKPPLLREHRLYQADWLLRFYDFSWDEIVTDEFPNLDEELDPKTFWALNNLKYFPMEINTASKEELLRIPGIGARGVMKILSARRFKRLTFDDLKKLKITIKKAKYFITCNKEFQRQIPFYRESLKLALTKPEPKKLIQPSLFDISSLTGEL
- a CDS encoding cryptochrome/photolyase family protein → MKTFILYPNQLFKNLSNFVNKKVLLIEEPLFFTQYDFHIQKLILHRASMKFYESYLKQNSILVEYFEDESYLEIYKNEEVFVYELFDNYLEKKVYKNFSNITTIKNPNFINPKDKNKFLHKFYINRRKELDIFMQNGKPLFDKYSFDEDNRKKLPKEIKIPPTLAFENEFVKEALIYCKKFKSVGSCENFYYPTTFDEASLQLDYFLKEKFENFGSFQDAITKDLKQNFLFHSNISSSLNIGLIDLNELIEKIVNFDAPYNAKEGFIRQIIGWREFMLRVYEDDGILLRNSNFFEFKNSIPNKILEAQTGIKILDDVIKKLEFTAYNHHIERLMILGNIFLLLEIKPNDVYEFFMKNYIDAYDWVMVGNVYGMSGFSDGGSITTKPYIASSNYLLKMSDYDKKEEWCKIIDALYWRFLYKYSFKFDKNPRMKMQIALLNKIPKKKLETHLKIANEFLEKLFITD
- a CDS encoding EAL domain-containing protein, with the translated sequence MACKCKDIFSISEKKSKIHFITQITELVIKSSNLLKTLGFESSKIDGIITIEEENPKLFFEENFDFFNINFNDLEKDEIKIFIENEDNQLSLGTIFFAKPLNRYLHFIEDKNFFDIIENSSLTAHFQPIINMQTNEIFAYEALTRGVLPNGELMYPDVLFSKSTRNDMNFTLDRMCRETALKTTAVKKIDAKVFINFIPTSIYDPEFCLASTVKWAKQLDFDPKNIVFEVVETQNVKDKEHLKTILNFYRDKGFLIALDDVGEGYSSLNMIIDIKPDIIKVDRNIIENIDTDTMKQSIYKALRTICVDNNIKILAEGVETPYELEKVKEIGVDYAQGYYFAKPSAEIIRVI
- a CDS encoding DUF3833 domain-containing protein, producing the protein MKNLIFIFLTTILFTGCTGMKIEDFNNTKPEFIPQDYFNGKLRAYGIVKDRSGKITRTFKGTMIGSWDKNGIGTLDEYFVYNDGEEMKRVWTLKPTGDKKFIATANDIIGESPMIANGNTVMLDYVMRTPYKDSTIDLSVQDWLHLQDDGVIINHSKLKKFGFIVGEIVITIIKD
- a CDS encoding SAM-dependent methyltransferase, with translation MQKLWNKFGDNFFSKIKKGTLEVVYKDGTIKLYGEKNVAEKITLEIYNNRFFSRTLLYGDIGFCESFIDKDFETSNLTKLLELALLNAQYLGTTSENEKNKLINLMPIFNKIKHSLRKNSKTNARKNISAHYDLSNDFYKLMLDETMMYSSAVFSHKNQNLYDAQKNKLEKLSSKLNLKEGSKVLEIGSGWGAMALHLANDKGCEVTTVTLSVEQKKLCENRFKEHNVEDKIDILLKDYRDLNGKFDAIIAVEMFEAVGKEYFHIFFKKCQELLKPNGVLVLQVITMPDQRYKAYSKGTDFIQKYIFPGGHLPSISKILEVTSKHTRLNLNHLEEFTEDYAKTLNIWHENFEKKLEEVKKLGFDEYFIRMWKMYLNYCEAAFLTRNINLHQLVFTRDQNIDLNKGLIA
- a CDS encoding DUF1365 domain-containing protein, which encodes MQSLSNHNIFEGTIYHKRFLPKKHDFKYNFYLLDIDVFDLKSLENRIFSINKLNFMSLQSFDHFGKTTDFMKNIEELLKKFDLKTTTKMRFLTLPRVLNFVFNPISVLVLFDEENLPTHILAEVHNYNNGRVVYPVKLEKRDNSYFGVVKKDMYVSPFFQCEGVYEFELKYDENKLFIKIDLYEDKQHKLTAIFNSKAKPYTFKNILKIFFRYMFSTFLVVSRTYYHALRLYLKGLKIYFPRESDKIRRY
- a CDS encoding NAD(P)/FAD-dependent oxidoreductase, whose amino-acid sequence is MKIAVLGAGISGLGSAYILSKKHEVDLYEKEDRLGGHARTSMVQDEDKVFGVDTGFLVFNHPTYPLLTKLFKELDVKIENSDMSFAFWDKDINRAYNGSSLKGMFAQKRNLFSLTHYKMIKDILDFNKKANQDLKECNSNLDKTLGEYIKDYSNAFKQRYLLPMGAAIWSTPSDEMNNFPARTFLTFFKNHGLLGVSTHHQWLTVSNGSINYVNKIKNEISGKIFVNSDVIKVQREENGIFLIHRNGTKSFYDKVILAMHAPQALEILENPTPKEIEILSAFKYKENSAVLHNDNNILYPNRKMYAAWNYTSSNKQNKLVTLSYWINTLQNLKTKKDYFVSLNETQNINNVIEKISYEHPQFDSTAIKMQSRKDEICGHNNTYFAGAYWRYGFHEDGLLSATKVASKLGCEF
- a CDS encoding lipocalin family protein codes for the protein MKFLFLTIFFSSSIFANTLVDIKKFSGLWYEIARIENSFQTSCVASSVEYKLQSDNTYDVYNRCFENELDGKLIEYNGFAKLENNQLFMRYFFVFRTSYKIEYLNDYKTAVVSNDDYSNLWIMSRTPNIDKNELEKILNDLKNKMDISKLVFTKLDPKGRYK
- a CDS encoding MFS transporter; translated protein: MNNNNLKSKEILLYGILGIPIAFLGFPLYIYLPTFYVENIGLGVGIVGAILLVARLLDMIVDPFIGRFCDIYSKKFNIIFISSIFLVFGLFFLIKPIFYSSLWLFLFSILTYISYSFVLIPYLSLNSILSNNEQENTKLAFSREIFIIVGVLISLLIPYIFLVSNDSKKSLELLLYTILIIFPIFLLLFFTKLKHLEKKEELLRNENFFKSLKTFFINFPHHKKLFFAFLLNNLANALPATLFLFFVKYVLVLEEKTGLFLIIYFLSAIITFPIWIKLSTKISKKSTWILSIIIAISAFSFVPFLSEGDFFYFVIICVITGMCLGADMALPSSIQTDVTQETKKQNQDLTGVLFGFWAMITKLSLSLAVAISFISLEFTNFETSNINQTSIYAIIFLYSIMPIIFKIFSIILLLKYKVTK
- a CDS encoding SDR family NAD(P)-dependent oxidoreductase, whose protein sequence is MEKRVWIIGASSGIGLELVKLWLQNNYLVIASSRNIENSNELLNLKSTYMDNLQLLNIDVLDNENVIKSVDRVFNIFNGLDICFYNAGVYESMTYEQWNISNFESMIDINYLGVLRVLKPLISYLEKQNNKSTIVLNASLASCFGLPYGGAYSASKAALVNLAQSLQPELQRKNIYVQIINHGFVKTRLTAKNDFEMPQLMQVDYAAKKIFEGLNKPYRFEISFPFLLSSFLKLLSFLPYSWSFSITKRFLK
- a CDS encoding metal-sulfur cluster assembly factor, which produces MSKIFDLEKIKEKVIENLKKVYDPEIPADIYNLGLIYEIKFEEKENYLYCEIDMTLTSPACPVADSLLEQVKYVTLAVDEIDEVRVNLVFNPVWDPSMMSEDAREIMGASGAAIPFY
- a CDS encoding SufE family protein, producing the protein MSTIEERVNEIKEDLDFFDDELAKYEYIIDLGKKLEEFNESDKIPANIVHGCTSQVWLTHEIKDGKIYFRGTSDAIIVKGLVYMILKIFSGSTIQELKDIDMDIVHELKLSEVITPNRQSGVIGMMKKIKEYAQNA